The following are from one region of the Prochlorococcus marinus str. SB genome:
- the cysS gene encoding cysteine--tRNA ligase, whose protein sequence is MIKLFNTLSKKVEVFKPINDVVKIYCCGVTVYDLCHLGHARSYIAWDVLRRFLIYSDFKVKYVQNFTDIDDKILKRAKEESSSMKEVSEKNIIEFHKDMDSLGIMRPDSMPRATNHICNICSFITILEDKGYAYSRDGDVYYSVLKNKNYGKLSNQNLQQQNINQQGRMVNEENSKKLNPQDFALWKKAKDNEPFFDSPWGKGRPGWHIECSAMVKDELGDTIDIHLGGSDLIFPHHENEIAQSEAANGKKLANYWLHNGMVNVNGQKMSKSLKNFTTIRELIKSGISPMTLRYFIMTVNYRKPLDFTEEALRSASEAWKNINVALSFMDLTKGVFRSIDKDESIEEEYKEKISFELSQKKLKFSEALGNDLNTAGAIAIIYDLAKPLKNFLNQFQRVEGFKIDLNQKFFLLENFKTLEKLTEVLGLKKEVLVKESKIKEEEISSLINERLKAKMEKNFAKADEIRNLLKEKGIELIDQSKEITTWIRV, encoded by the coding sequence ATGATCAAACTTTTTAATACTTTAAGCAAAAAAGTTGAGGTTTTTAAGCCTATTAATGATGTAGTAAAAATTTATTGTTGTGGGGTAACTGTTTATGATTTATGTCATCTCGGTCATGCAAGAAGTTATATCGCTTGGGATGTATTGAGAAGATTTTTAATTTACAGCGATTTCAAAGTGAAGTATGTTCAAAATTTTACAGATATTGATGACAAGATCTTAAAAAGAGCGAAAGAAGAAAGCAGTTCAATGAAGGAAGTTTCTGAAAAGAATATCATTGAATTTCATAAAGATATGGATTCTTTAGGGATAATGCGTCCGGATAGCATGCCAAGAGCAACGAATCATATATGCAATATCTGCTCCTTCATAACAATTCTTGAGGACAAAGGTTATGCATACTCTAGGGATGGAGACGTTTATTATTCTGTTCTCAAAAATAAAAATTATGGAAAGCTAAGTAATCAAAATTTACAACAACAAAATATCAATCAGCAAGGAAGAATGGTTAATGAGGAAAATAGTAAAAAACTCAATCCGCAAGATTTTGCGCTATGGAAAAAAGCCAAAGATAATGAACCATTTTTTGATTCGCCCTGGGGTAAAGGTAGGCCAGGATGGCATATTGAATGTTCGGCGATGGTTAAAGATGAATTAGGAGATACTATCGATATCCATTTAGGTGGTTCTGATTTGATTTTTCCACATCATGAGAATGAAATCGCCCAATCAGAAGCAGCCAATGGCAAAAAGCTAGCGAACTATTGGTTACACAATGGGATGGTCAATGTAAATGGACAAAAGATGAGTAAATCCCTTAAAAATTTTACAACTATCAGAGAACTAATTAAGTCAGGTATAAGCCCTATGACTTTGCGATATTTTATTATGACAGTGAATTATAGAAAACCACTTGATTTTACTGAAGAAGCTTTAAGGAGTGCTTCAGAAGCTTGGAAAAATATTAATGTAGCCCTTTCTTTTATGGATCTTACAAAAGGTGTTTTTAGATCTATTGATAAAGATGAATCTATAGAAGAAGAATATAAAGAGAAAATAAGTTTTGAATTATCTCAAAAAAAGCTTAAATTTTCTGAGGCTCTGGGAAATGACCTCAATACAGCAGGTGCTATTGCAATTATTTATGATTTAGCGAAACCATTAAAAAACTTTTTAAACCAATTTCAAAGGGTTGAAGGTTTTAAAATAGACCTAAATCAAAAATTCTTTCTACTTGAAAATTTTAAAACTCTTGAAAAGTTGACTGAGGTACTTGGTCTTAAAAAAGAAGTTTTAGTAAAAGAAAGTAAGATAAAAGAAGAAGAGATATCATCTCTTATTAATGAAAGATTGAAAGCAAAAATGGAAAAGAATTTTGCGAAGGCCGATGAAATAAGAAATTTGTTAAAAGAAAAAGGTATTGAACTTATTGATCAATCAAAGGAAATAACAACATGGATAAGGGTCTAA
- a CDS encoding 1-deoxy-D-xylulose-5-phosphate reductoisomerase, with the protein MKYITVLGSTGSIGTQTLEIASEQPDKFKAVALSAGRNINLLTEQVKTHKPEVVAIEDESLIEDLKDNINNLDLDDAPLVLGGKQGINAVAAWDKADTVITGIVGCAGLIPTMSAINAGKNIALANKETLIAAGPIVIPALKKNNSRLLPADSEHSAIFQCLQGLPNYENADFSTGDMPKGLKAIHLTASGGAFRDWAVEDLKHVTVEDATSHPNWDMGKKITVDSATLMNKGLEVIEAHYLFGTSYENIEIVIHPQSIIHSMIEMEDSSVLAQLGWPDMKLPILYAMSWPERFKTHWKRLNLSEIGKLTFKEPDEFKYPCMGLAYAAGKSSGTMPAVLNAANEMAVEQFLKEKISFQEIPTFISKACESHMENLNLSPELEDILEVDNWARLFVKQEIKKGKKYVSIG; encoded by the coding sequence TTGAAATACATTACTGTGCTCGGCTCTACTGGTTCAATAGGGACTCAAACTCTCGAAATAGCTAGTGAGCAGCCTGATAAGTTTAAAGCCGTAGCTCTTTCTGCAGGAAGAAATATTAATTTATTAACTGAACAAGTTAAAACACATAAACCAGAAGTAGTTGCAATTGAGGATGAAAGTCTTATAGAAGATTTAAAAGATAATATTAATAACTTAGATTTGGATGATGCTCCCTTGGTTTTAGGTGGGAAGCAGGGGATTAACGCAGTTGCAGCATGGGATAAGGCAGATACTGTGATAACAGGGATAGTAGGCTGTGCAGGCCTAATTCCAACAATGTCAGCAATTAATGCGGGAAAAAATATTGCACTTGCTAATAAAGAAACTTTAATTGCGGCAGGACCAATTGTTATTCCTGCATTAAAGAAAAATAATAGTAGGCTTTTACCTGCTGATTCAGAACACTCTGCTATCTTTCAATGTCTACAAGGATTACCTAATTATGAAAATGCAGATTTTTCAACAGGAGATATGCCTAAAGGTTTAAAAGCCATACACTTAACAGCTTCTGGTGGTGCTTTCAGAGATTGGGCCGTTGAGGATTTAAAGCATGTCACAGTGGAAGATGCAACTTCACATCCTAATTGGGATATGGGGAAAAAAATAACTGTAGATTCTGCAACTCTTATGAATAAAGGATTAGAAGTTATAGAAGCACATTATTTATTTGGGACCTCTTACGAAAATATCGAAATAGTTATCCACCCTCAAAGTATTATTCATTCAATGATTGAGATGGAAGATTCTTCAGTATTAGCTCAATTAGGATGGCCAGATATGAAACTACCCATTTTATATGCGATGAGTTGGCCTGAAAGATTTAAAACACATTGGAAAAGATTAAACCTAAGTGAAATTGGAAAATTAACTTTTAAAGAACCAGATGAGTTTAAATATCCATGCATGGGACTTGCTTATGCTGCAGGAAAATCTTCTGGGACTATGCCTGCAGTCTTAAATGCTGCTAATGAAATGGCTGTTGAACAATTCCTCAAAGAAAAAATTTCTTTTCAAGAAATTCCAACATTTATAAGTAAAGCTTGTGAATCACATATGGAGAATTTGAATTTGAGTCCCGAATTGGAGGATATTCTTGAAGTGGACAATTGGGCCAGACTTTTTGTTAAGCAAGAAATTAAAAAAGGGAAAAAATACGTAAGTATTGGATAA
- the polA gene encoding DNA polymerase I — translation MSLKSENSKKPILLLVDGHSLAFRSFYAFSKGIDGGLTTKEGFPTSVTYGFLKSLLDNCKNISPEGVCITFDTEKPTFRHELDPNYKANRDVAPDVFFQDIEQLEIILEESLNLPIFKSPGYEADDLLGTIANDASSKGWCVNILSGDRDLFQLVDDQKDIYVLYMGGGPYAKSGKPTLMNENGVKEKLGVAPERVVDLKALTGDSSDNIPGIKGVGPKTAINLLKENDTLDGIYQTLDKIQEKNDKKYKGFIKGSVIEKLRNDKHNAFLSRDLAKINTEVPLILSDSYELKNINQELLSESLQKLELSTLLRQIDIFNSTFSKGGFDKNNVTKEEEKHPKVSNKIELENSENKIPKIKVNVVNDFELLDKLIQRLEKTNEIVSLDTETNSLNPIDAELVGIGLCLGEETDDLFYIPLGHQTKKETQNQLSIEDVFSKLRTWIEDPKKEKALQNSKFDRQIFFNHGLDLKGVTFDTLLADYLLNNQEKHGLSEISFRLFGFKPPSFKETVGKNKDFSFVDIDEASIYCGYDVFLTFKIVKIFKERFSTENELIKLFEEIELPLEPVLSQMEMNGITIDTPYLDKLSKELKSTLEDIESKVYELGGEFFNLSSPKQLGDILFEKLNLDKKKSRKTKTGWSTDAVVLDRLVDEHEIIQHLIKHRTLSKLLSTYIDALPNLINEKTGRVHTNFNQAATATGRLSSSNPNLQNIPVRTEFSRRIRKAFLPEKNWKLLSADYSQIELRILAHLADEEILINAFHKNDDIHSLTARLIFEKEKISSDERRVGKTINFGVIYGMGIKKFARSTGVSTPEAKEFLIKYKERYSKIFKFLELQERLALSKGYVKTIFGRKRVFKFDKNGLGRLIGKDPYEIDLQSARRAGMEAQSLRAAANAPIQGSSADIIKIAMVQLNKKFIEMNVPAKMLLQVHDELLFEVEQDSLEITTKLVKKTMEDCVKLNVPLLVDIGIGDNWMETK, via the coding sequence ATGAGTTTAAAATCAGAAAACTCTAAAAAACCAATTTTACTTTTAGTCGATGGCCACTCACTTGCTTTTAGAAGCTTCTATGCATTTAGCAAAGGTATTGATGGAGGTTTAACTACTAAAGAGGGATTCCCAACAAGTGTCACATATGGATTTCTAAAAAGCCTTCTGGATAATTGCAAAAATATAAGTCCTGAGGGTGTTTGTATTACTTTTGATACAGAAAAACCTACTTTTAGGCATGAATTAGATCCGAATTATAAGGCTAATAGAGATGTAGCACCTGACGTTTTTTTTCAGGATATTGAACAACTAGAAATCATTTTAGAAGAAAGCCTTAATTTACCAATTTTTAAATCTCCAGGATACGAAGCAGATGATCTCCTTGGCACAATTGCAAATGATGCTTCTTCTAAAGGATGGTGCGTGAATATTCTTTCTGGGGATCGGGACTTATTTCAATTAGTAGATGATCAAAAAGATATTTATGTACTTTATATGGGTGGTGGTCCATATGCAAAAAGTGGTAAACCAACTCTTATGAATGAAAATGGAGTTAAAGAAAAATTAGGTGTTGCGCCAGAAAGAGTAGTTGATCTTAAAGCTCTAACTGGGGATAGTTCTGATAATATTCCTGGTATTAAAGGGGTCGGTCCAAAAACTGCAATTAATCTACTAAAAGAAAACGATACACTTGATGGGATATATCAAACTTTAGACAAGATTCAGGAGAAAAATGATAAAAAATATAAAGGATTCATCAAAGGTTCGGTTATAGAAAAGCTCAGAAACGATAAGCATAACGCTTTTCTTTCTAGGGATTTAGCAAAAATAAATACTGAAGTACCTTTGATATTAAGTGATAGTTATGAATTAAAAAATATAAACCAAGAACTTCTCTCAGAGTCACTACAAAAACTTGAATTATCAACACTACTTCGGCAAATTGATATTTTCAATTCAACTTTTAGTAAAGGTGGTTTTGACAAAAATAACGTGACTAAAGAGGAGGAGAAACATCCAAAGGTCTCTAATAAAATCGAATTAGAAAATAGTGAAAATAAAATCCCTAAAATCAAAGTAAATGTTGTAAATGATTTTGAATTACTTGATAAATTAATTCAAAGATTAGAAAAGACCAATGAGATAGTTTCTTTAGATACAGAGACTAATAGTTTAAATCCAATCGATGCGGAACTTGTTGGGATAGGACTATGTCTCGGAGAAGAAACTGATGATTTATTTTATATACCTCTTGGTCATCAAACAAAAAAAGAGACCCAAAATCAATTATCGATTGAAGATGTTTTCTCAAAACTAAGAACTTGGATAGAAGATCCAAAAAAGGAAAAAGCACTCCAAAATTCTAAATTTGACAGGCAAATATTTTTTAATCACGGACTTGATCTTAAAGGCGTAACCTTTGACACCTTATTAGCAGACTATCTTCTAAATAATCAGGAGAAGCATGGGTTGAGTGAAATTAGTTTTAGATTATTTGGATTTAAGCCTCCTTCATTTAAGGAAACAGTTGGAAAAAACAAAGACTTTTCATTTGTTGATATTGATGAAGCCAGTATTTACTGCGGTTATGATGTATTTCTAACTTTTAAAATTGTCAAAATTTTTAAAGAAAGATTTTCAACAGAAAATGAATTAATCAAATTGTTCGAAGAAATAGAGCTACCCTTAGAGCCGGTATTGTCTCAAATGGAAATGAATGGAATAACCATCGACACTCCTTATTTAGATAAACTCTCAAAAGAACTAAAAAGTACCTTAGAAGATATTGAGAGTAAAGTTTATGAATTAGGAGGTGAGTTTTTTAATCTATCTTCACCAAAACAACTTGGTGATATCTTGTTTGAAAAATTAAATTTGGATAAGAAAAAATCACGGAAAACAAAAACAGGATGGAGTACAGATGCAGTAGTTCTTGACCGATTAGTCGACGAACATGAAATAATCCAACATTTAATAAAACACAGAACTCTTAGCAAATTACTTAGCACCTATATTGATGCTCTTCCAAATCTTATCAACGAAAAGACAGGAAGAGTTCATACAAACTTTAATCAAGCGGCCACAGCGACTGGGAGACTAAGTAGTAGCAATCCTAATCTTCAAAATATCCCGGTTAGGACTGAATTTAGTAGGAGAATAAGAAAAGCATTTTTGCCTGAAAAAAATTGGAAACTTTTATCAGCTGATTATTCTCAGATCGAATTAAGAATACTTGCTCACTTAGCGGATGAAGAAATACTAATTAATGCGTTTCATAAAAATGATGATATTCATTCTTTAACTGCAAGATTAATTTTCGAGAAAGAAAAAATTTCTTCTGATGAGAGGAGAGTTGGGAAAACAATAAATTTCGGAGTTATCTATGGTATGGGAATTAAAAAGTTTGCACGTTCTACAGGAGTAAGTACTCCAGAAGCAAAAGAATTCCTAATAAAATACAAAGAAAGATATTCAAAAATTTTCAAATTTCTTGAACTTCAAGAAAGGCTTGCCTTATCAAAAGGTTATGTAAAAACAATTTTTGGTAGAAAGAGAGTATTTAAGTTTGATAAAAATGGACTTGGAAGACTAATAGGAAAAGATCCTTATGAAATTGACTTGCAATCCGCAAGAAGAGCAGGCATGGAAGCACAGTCACTAAGAGCCGCAGCCAATGCTCCAATTCAGGGTTCAAGTGCAGATATTATTAAAATTGCAATGGTTCAACTAAATAAAAAATTCATAGAAATGAATGTTCCAGCAAAAATGCTTTTACAAGTACATGATGAATTATTGTTTGAAGTTGAACAAGATTCTTTGGAAATTACGACGAAATTAGTAAAGAAGACTATGGAAGATTGTGTAAAATTAAATGTGCCTCTTTTAGTTGATATTGGAATTGGAGACAATTGGATGGAGACAAAATAA
- a CDS encoding (2Fe-2S) ferredoxin domain-containing protein gives MNIKKHLLLCATPTKQKCFKGNEGQKAWECLKKTLKKFENDPSTKNIHILRSKADCLRICKNGPILLIWPDGIWYEKVSPEKISEIFTSHIINGKPIEKWIFKKTPFLNSPRYS, from the coding sequence GTGAATATAAAAAAACATCTTCTACTATGCGCAACACCCACAAAACAGAAATGCTTTAAAGGCAATGAAGGTCAAAAAGCATGGGAATGTCTGAAAAAGACTTTAAAAAAATTTGAGAATGATCCCTCTACAAAAAACATTCATATATTAAGATCAAAAGCTGACTGTTTAAGGATATGTAAGAACGGCCCAATTCTTCTTATTTGGCCTGATGGTATTTGGTATGAGAAAGTTTCTCCAGAAAAAATTTCTGAAATTTTTACCTCTCATATTATTAACGGTAAGCCAATAGAAAAATGGATTTTCAAAAAAACACCATTTCTAAATAGTCCTAGATACTCATAA